The following proteins come from a genomic window of Tenebrio molitor chromosome 9, icTenMoli1.1, whole genome shotgun sequence:
- the LOC138138524 gene encoding uncharacterized protein — protein sequence RSKLFNNTVIMSFVKVILLTAVINSVLVTGNKWDCADYYWRDYYGTIPDDAVPAGKDSHGHPLYVGLVYIRGFELLPATIFPKQEIARTTAYAHVLNTNQHVKILCSPHQEAFEWTSIQSQDLHQYVHRNLIPGGSEVGENLYIGRVYRNNEVIVGKIFKHERANRGIWFPLGNGPSNSLTYEILSYNCEKAGPRIDVRTDLSDKNGVTSTPSPS from the exons AGAAGTAAGTTGTTCAACAACACTGTTATCATGAGTTTCGTAAAAGTGATATTATTAACAGCAGTAATTAATTCTGTGCTGGTGACTGGAAACAAATGGGACTGCGCTG ATTACTACTGGAGGGATTATTATGGCACCATCCCTGACGATGCAGTACCAGCTGGGAAGGACAGCCACGGACACCCACTTTACGTTGGTTTGGTCTACATTCGCGGATTTGAGCTTCTACCAGCTACAATATTTCCCAAACAAGAAATAGCCCGAACCACCGCCTACGCCCATGTGCTAAACACCAATCAGCATGTGAAA aTACTTTGCAGTCCTCATCAGGAAGCTTTCGAGTGGACCTCTATTCAAAGTCAGGACTTACACCAGTATGTCCATCGCAACTTGATTCCAGGAGGAAGTGAAGTTGGGGAAAACCTCTATATTGGAAGGGTGTACCGCAATAATGAAGTTATTGTtgggaaaatttttaaacacgaACGTGCCAATAGAGGAATTTGGTTTCCTCTGGGAAATGGTCCTTCTAATTCTTTGACGTACGAGATTCTTTCGTACAATTGCGAAAAGGCGGGTCCTAGAATCGATGTTCGAACAGATCTATCTGATAAAAATGGTGTTACGAGTACTCCTTCGCCTAGTTAA
- the LOC138137935 gene encoding uncharacterized protein has translation MNWFQFFVLLFSLLSPLYSKTFNYYWRDYFGEIPDDAVPGGTDRNHEMTYIAQVYIPKQGILTTRLYKGSKSVTASRYGIHTSDVFVKILCSNQPEKLSWVPATAAKLHTELAGKHLVAGGTENGKILNIGRVSYQGEVIVGKVCSYNVGNALMFFPYHNNEISVKSYEVLVYENKDVA, from the exons ATGAATTGGTTCcaattttttgtgttattATTTTCGCTTCTTTCACCGCTTTACTCCAAAACATTTA acTACTACTGGAGGGACTACTTTGGAGAAATTCCCGACGATGCAGTACCCGGAGGTACCGACCGAAACCACGAAATGACTTACATAGCTCAGGTGTACATTCCCAAACAGGGCATACTCACCACTAGGTTGTACAAAGGAAGCAAATCGGTCACGGCTTCCAGATATGGCATCCACACATCCGACGTCTTCGTAAAAATACTTTGCAGCAACCAACCTGAGAAATTGTCTTGGGTTCCTGCCACAGCAGCTAAGCTTCATACGGAGCTTGCTGGAAAACATTTGGTCGCAGGAGGGACCGAAAACGGCAAGATACTCAATATTGGAAGGGTTTCCTATCAAGGAGAAGTGATTGTTGGGAAGGTCTGCAGTTATAATGTCGGCAACGCTCTCATGTTTTTTCCTTACCACAATAATGAAATCTCGGTGAAGTCTTATGAAGTGTTGGTTTACGAAAATAAAGATGTAGCCTAG
- the LOC138137934 gene encoding uncharacterized protein encodes MHSLVLILLFLSELVWATDHSEDCEDYYWRDYYGVIPEDAISAGNDSYGNLLYVGQVYIKDFELLPATIVPNEYTAVTTAFGHVIRTTKHVQILCSPYKEAFEWVFIHSQDLHLYTKKNLVVGGSEVGESLYVGRTFQNDDAIVGKVFRHRRSNRGLSFRAGKSTAISLTYEVLLYNCDKVK; translated from the exons ATGCATtcattagttttaattttgctatttttaaGTGAATTAGTGTGGGCCACAG ATCACAGTGAAGATTGTGAAG ACTATTACTGGAGAGATTATTATGGCGTCATTCCTGAAGACGCCATCTCAGCAGGAAACGACAGTTACGGAAATCTTCTCTATGTCGGTCAGGTTTACATTAAAGATTTTGAGCTTCTGCCAGCTACAATTGTTCCCAATGAGTACACAGCTGTCACGACAGCTTTTGGTCATGTCATCAGAACCACAAAACATGTCCAA ATTTTGTGCAGCCCATATAAGGAAGCATTCGAGTGGGTCTTCATCCACAGCCAGGACTTGCATCTATACACCAAGAAAAACTTAGTTGTTGGAGGAAGCGAAGTGGGGGAAAGCCTCTACGTTGGTAGAACTTTTCAAAATGATGACGCTATCGTGGGAAAAGTGTTTCGGCACAGACGTAGCAACAGAGGATTGTCTTTCAGGGCGGGTAAAAGCACAGCCATTTCTTTGACGTACGAAGTTCTGTTGTACAACTGTGATAAAGTTAAATAA